A region of Maribacter algicola DNA encodes the following proteins:
- a CDS encoding DUF3108 domain-containing protein, protein MKKVLAILLFIGTNMLFSQARQSAFKSGEWLKFRMHYGFLNASYATLHVKNATIDSIPVYHVVGHGETTGFASIFFKVDDTYESYFDKEDGKPYRFIRKINEGGYTKDVEINFDHTNDKAILNDKKNNKKFNFDLQDSIQDLISAFYYLRNNYNPEDLVVGEAIDLKMLYDDDGVFNFKLKYLGNEIVNTKYGKVECLKFRPYVQSGRVFKEQESLSLWVSNDDNRIPIRIKADLAVGAIKADLDGYNGLKHQFKILMD, encoded by the coding sequence ATGAAAAAGGTGTTGGCCATACTGCTTTTTATAGGTACAAACATGCTATTCTCACAAGCACGGCAATCTGCCTTTAAATCTGGGGAATGGCTCAAGTTCAGAATGCATTATGGTTTCCTGAACGCCAGTTATGCTACCCTTCATGTAAAAAATGCGACCATCGATTCCATTCCGGTCTACCATGTTGTAGGCCATGGCGAGACCACTGGATTTGCAAGTATTTTTTTTAAGGTGGATGACACCTATGAAAGTTATTTTGACAAGGAAGATGGCAAGCCTTACAGATTTATAAGAAAGATAAATGAAGGGGGGTATACGAAAGATGTGGAAATCAACTTTGACCATACCAATGACAAAGCCATACTTAATGATAAAAAAAACAATAAAAAGTTTAATTTTGACCTTCAGGACAGTATACAGGATTTAATTTCCGCCTTTTACTATTTAAGGAACAATTATAATCCCGAAGACTTGGTAGTGGGTGAGGCCATTGACTTAAAAATGTTGTATGATGATGATGGTGTTTTCAATTTCAAATTAAAATACCTAGGGAATGAGATAGTTAACACCAAGTATGGAAAAGTGGAATGTCTGAAATTTAGGCCCTATGTGCAATCCGGCAGGGTCTTTAAGGAGCAGGAGAGCTTATCTCTTTGGGTTTCCAATGACGATAATCGTATTCCTATCAGGATTAAAGCAGATTTAGCGGTTGGTGCCATTAAGGCAGATTTGGATGGTTATAATGGTCTAAAGCATCAATTCAAGATATTAATGGATTAA
- a CDS encoding tryptophan 2,3-dioxygenase family protein yields MEDKERVKSQILKLEEKYRDSGQDLSSYLDGLLYQRYLTYWDYIHLDTLLSLQVPRTHFPDEEIFIMYHQITELYFKLILHEQKQLVDDKSQNLDFFVERLRRINSYYTALISSFSIMIKGMEREQFLQYRMALLPASGFQSAQFRMIEIYATPLENLVHESQREQFSSDNTVEELYENIYWKKGATDVSTGEKTLTLKQFEYRYTPRLVRTAKQLLNNTIYHKYLALPDQARKNKELLEALKTMDLNANVNWPLMHMGSAHRYLGKESGDLSATGGTNWKEYLPPSFQKIVFFPGIHTKEELNEWGKQWVDHIYNPNKINT; encoded by the coding sequence ATGGAGGACAAGGAGCGGGTCAAATCTCAAATTTTAAAACTTGAGGAAAAGTATAGGGATTCTGGCCAAGATCTTAGCTCTTACTTGGATGGGTTATTATATCAACGATATTTGACCTATTGGGACTACATCCACTTGGATACCCTACTTAGCCTTCAAGTGCCAAGAACGCATTTTCCTGACGAGGAAATCTTCATTATGTACCATCAGATAACCGAGTTGTATTTTAAACTCATTTTGCACGAGCAAAAACAATTGGTGGACGACAAATCCCAGAACCTTGATTTTTTTGTAGAAAGACTTCGGCGAATAAACAGTTATTACACGGCGCTTATTTCTTCCTTTAGTATCATGATAAAGGGTATGGAACGGGAACAGTTTCTTCAATATAGAATGGCCCTTTTGCCCGCTAGTGGATTTCAGTCGGCACAATTCAGAATGATCGAGATTTATGCCACACCGCTTGAAAATTTGGTGCATGAGTCGCAAAGGGAACAGTTTTCTTCGGACAATACCGTAGAGGAACTTTACGAAAATATCTATTGGAAAAAAGGGGCAACGGATGTTTCAACGGGAGAAAAGACCCTGACCTTAAAGCAATTTGAATATAGGTATACTCCTAGATTGGTGCGTACGGCAAAGCAATTGTTAAACAACACCATCTATCATAAATACTTAGCTTTGCCGGATCAGGCTAGAAAAAACAAAGAGTTGCTCGAAGCATTAAAGACGATGGACCTTAACGCTAACGTAAATTGGCCATTGATGCACATGGGCTCCGCCCATCGATACTTAGGAAAGGAATCCGGGGATTTGAGCGCTACCGGTGGAACAAATTGGAAAGAGTATCTTCCGCCCAGTTTTCAAAAAATAGTGTTCTTTCCAGGGATACATACGAAAGAGGAATTAAACGAATGGGGCAAACAATGGGTAGACCATATATACAACCCCAATAAAATAAATACTTAG
- the pgi gene encoding glucose-6-phosphate isomerase: MALNNIDPTTTNAWNNLKEHYNTTKDLHIKELFSKDELRAERFSITWNDFLLDYSKNRITTDTLQLLLDLAEEVGLKGAIAKYFKGDEINQTEGRAVLHTALRAKETDAIYVDGINVVPEIYEVKRHIKEFSESVINGNSKGYTGKNFTDVVNIGIGGSDLGPAMVTEALKFYKNHLNVHFVSNVDGDHVHEVLKTLNPETTLFVVVSKTFTTQETLSNATTIKKWFLQYASQEDIAKHFAAVSTNTEKIAEFGISDTNVFPMWDWVGGRFSLWSAVGLSIALAVGYENFDSMLQGANEMDVHFKETEFKENLPVLMALLSIWYNNFHQAETEAIIPYTQYLSRFSAYLQQGIMESNGKSVGRNGKRVNYETGTIIWGEPGTNSQHAFFQLIHQGTKLIPVDFIGFKKSLHGDSDHHNKLMANFFAQTEALMNGKTLQEAIAELQEKGTPKKDVEQLAPFKVFEGNKPTNTIMIDILTPKSLGALIALYEHKIFVQGIILNIFSYDQWGVELGKQLAGTILKDIEGDKIAPHDSSTLRLLQYFKS; this comes from the coding sequence ATGGCACTAAATAATATTGACCCAACGACCACCAATGCTTGGAACAATCTAAAAGAACACTATAATACTACAAAAGACCTACACATTAAGGAATTGTTCAGTAAGGATGAATTGCGGGCCGAGCGCTTTAGCATAACTTGGAACGATTTCCTCTTGGATTATTCCAAGAACAGGATAACTACAGACACTTTACAATTGCTATTGGATTTGGCCGAAGAGGTCGGTTTAAAGGGAGCCATTGCGAAGTATTTTAAGGGTGATGAAATAAATCAAACCGAAGGTAGGGCCGTATTGCACACCGCTTTGAGAGCAAAGGAAACAGACGCCATTTATGTGGATGGCATAAACGTGGTTCCGGAAATTTATGAAGTAAAAAGGCATATAAAGGAATTCTCAGAGTCCGTTATAAATGGCAATAGCAAAGGCTATACAGGAAAGAATTTTACAGACGTTGTAAATATTGGTATTGGAGGGTCTGATTTGGGGCCCGCTATGGTGACCGAAGCCTTAAAATTCTATAAGAACCATCTGAACGTTCATTTTGTCAGCAATGTGGACGGGGACCACGTTCATGAGGTCTTGAAAACCCTAAATCCTGAAACTACCTTGTTTGTAGTGGTATCTAAAACTTTCACCACACAGGAAACCTTGAGTAACGCCACCACTATCAAAAAGTGGTTCTTGCAATATGCCTCACAAGAGGATATAGCAAAACACTTTGCTGCTGTTTCTACCAATACTGAGAAAATAGCCGAATTTGGCATTTCAGATACCAATGTTTTCCCTATGTGGGATTGGGTAGGAGGAAGATTCTCATTGTGGAGTGCCGTAGGACTTTCCATAGCCCTTGCGGTTGGTTACGAAAACTTCGATTCCATGTTACAGGGAGCCAATGAAATGGATGTCCATTTTAAGGAAACGGAATTCAAGGAAAACCTACCGGTATTGATGGCACTCTTGAGCATCTGGTATAATAATTTTCATCAGGCCGAAACAGAAGCTATCATTCCGTATACCCAATATTTAAGCCGATTTTCCGCTTATTTGCAACAAGGAATCATGGAAAGCAACGGTAAGAGTGTTGGCAGAAATGGGAAACGGGTCAACTATGAAACGGGAACTATTATATGGGGAGAGCCTGGCACCAACTCACAACACGCTTTTTTCCAGTTGATACACCAGGGAACCAAACTTATACCTGTAGATTTTATCGGCTTTAAAAAATCCTTGCATGGGGATTCCGACCATCATAATAAGCTAATGGCAAATTTCTTTGCCCAAACGGAAGCTTTGATGAACGGAAAAACCCTTCAAGAAGCGATTGCAGAATTACAAGAAAAGGGCACCCCTAAAAAAGATGTCGAACAATTGGCTCCCTTCAAGGTTTTTGAAGGCAACAAGCCTACAAATACCATCATGATAGATATCTTGACACCTAAAAGCTTGGGGGCATTAATCGCCCTTTACGAGCATAAGATTTTTGTCCAGGGTATCATTTTGAACATCTTTAGTTATGATCAATGGGGGGTTGAATTGGGGAAGCAGTTGGCGGGGACTATTTTAAAGGATATAGAGGGTGATAAAATTGCGCCACATGACAGTTCTACATTACGACTATTGCAATATTTTAAGAGTTGA
- a CDS encoding M23 family metallopeptidase, whose amino-acid sequence MRKYWGIIFTLVLLGACQEEKVVVNHDALKISPIEDPIVTRFGFNFKEFNVHHDTIKYGDSFGELMLKNKVEYPKIATISEKFRDTFDVRKIRVGKPYLILKSKDTSEQAQVFIYQNNPIDYTVVDFRDSVQVYKGKKRVKYVEREVSGIIETNLSEAILNQGIDYSVTHNLANVFAWTIDFSRLQKNDKFKIIYKEKYINDTVYAGSEPLNAAFFEHNGIPLYAFAYEADSLKNQVDYYDHEANNLRRAFLKMPVEFGRLSSRYNLKRRIRYYGYKVRPHKGTDFAAPIGTPILATADGTVTESTRRGGNGKYVKIRHNETYSTQYLHMKNQNVKKGQFVRQGDVIGWVGMTGNTGGPHVCYRFWKNGKQVDPLREELPQVEPLAEALRPAFYAHINPIKEQLDCIVFPEKIEEDELLTLNEIDGTK is encoded by the coding sequence ATGCGAAAATATTGGGGCATAATATTTACGTTGGTTTTGTTAGGGGCATGTCAAGAAGAAAAGGTTGTCGTAAACCATGATGCATTAAAAATCAGTCCTATCGAAGATCCTATAGTTACAAGATTTGGTTTTAATTTCAAGGAATTCAACGTACATCATGACACTATCAAATACGGTGATAGCTTTGGGGAGCTGATGCTAAAAAACAAGGTGGAATATCCTAAAATAGCGACAATCTCAGAAAAATTCCGGGATACCTTTGACGTTCGAAAAATACGTGTTGGCAAACCATATTTGATACTTAAATCAAAGGATACTTCTGAACAGGCGCAAGTCTTCATATATCAAAATAATCCCATTGATTATACCGTAGTGGACTTTAGGGACAGCGTACAGGTTTATAAAGGTAAAAAGAGAGTGAAGTATGTGGAAAGGGAAGTTTCCGGTATCATAGAGACCAATTTGTCAGAGGCCATTTTGAATCAAGGTATAGATTACAGTGTTACGCACAATCTTGCCAATGTTTTTGCCTGGACAATAGACTTTTCAAGACTTCAAAAAAACGATAAGTTCAAGATTATCTATAAGGAGAAATATATCAATGATACTGTTTATGCAGGTTCTGAACCTTTGAATGCCGCCTTTTTTGAACATAATGGAATTCCTCTTTATGCGTTTGCCTATGAAGCCGACTCTTTAAAAAATCAAGTGGACTATTATGATCATGAGGCCAATAACCTTAGACGCGCCTTCCTCAAAATGCCTGTGGAATTTGGTAGATTGTCATCTAGATATAACCTAAAACGAAGAATTCGGTACTATGGTTATAAAGTAAGACCCCATAAAGGAACGGATTTTGCCGCACCTATTGGAACCCCAATACTAGCCACTGCAGATGGTACCGTAACGGAATCTACCAGGAGGGGCGGTAACGGGAAATATGTAAAAATCAGGCATAACGAGACCTATTCCACCCAATATCTGCACATGAAAAACCAGAACGTGAAAAAGGGGCAGTTCGTGCGTCAAGGCGATGTCATTGGTTGGGTCGGGATGACTGGAAATACCGGAGGACCTCACGTATGTTATCGCTTCTGGAAAAATGGCAAACAGGTAGACCCTCTAAGGGAGGAACTACCACAGGTGGAACCCCTTGCCGAGGCTTTGAGACCAGCTTTCTATGCCCACATAAATCCTATAAAGGAACAGCTGGATTGCATAGTTTTCCCAGAAAAGATCGAAGAAGATGAATTGCTAACACTTAATGAAATAGATGGCACTAAATAA